In Janthinobacterium rivuli, a single genomic region encodes these proteins:
- a CDS encoding lytic transglycosylase domain-containing protein — MISPLKWIAGTMLCVASALSPLAALAQVSATATPAAPDTRSEDDAFLLLRDAARKDDVEKADFYAGRLTNYQIPSYVDYYRLKPRIKLLTEAQFRDYLNRYKGSAIADRFRNDWLLELGRKRDWVVFDEQYPQFALDDDTQLKCYALMSRAAKGQNVAAEARNLLVSPPGYGEACGSLIAALAQNGQFDTNDLWAQIRLAGQTNATGPARRIALLLGASDAKMAQAIDLPALVLAKGAGLSRADHEMYLVAVGRMAKSTLKLGVVALQKASAQLTAQEQAIGWASLALQASYSLAPEAFEYWQKTNGAPLTQEQMQWKTRIALREGNWSVVKSSIQAMPASLRADPAWVYWLARAQQAETPGRPNAQADALYRTISEQSNFYGLLANEELGNHLVLPPPGQPITPAEIAAMAANPGLQRALKFFNMRLRFEGTREWNWELRSMTDRQHLAAAEFARQNNVLDRMVNTSDRTRLEVDYTQRYPTPHDDVMHPATQTLGLDKAWVYGLIRQESRFIMDAQSHVGASGLMQVMPSTARYVAKKIGLTDFVTETLSDVRTNVLLGTNYLNMVLGGLDGSQVLASAAYNAGPGRLRIWRATMTRPLEGAVFAEIIPYTETRGYVKNVMANATYYAALFEKSPQSLKARLGTVGPKNSAIAADLP, encoded by the coding sequence TTGATTTCCCCACTGAAATGGATTGCCGGCACGATGCTGTGTGTTGCATCGGCCTTGTCTCCCCTGGCCGCCCTGGCCCAGGTATCCGCCACCGCAACGCCTGCCGCGCCCGACACGCGCAGCGAGGACGATGCCTTCCTGCTGCTGCGCGACGCCGCGCGCAAGGATGACGTCGAAAAGGCCGACTTTTATGCGGGGCGCCTGACGAATTACCAGATTCCATCGTATGTTGACTATTATCGGCTGAAACCGCGCATCAAACTGCTGACCGAGGCGCAATTTCGCGATTACCTGAACCGCTACAAGGGTAGCGCCATCGCCGACCGTTTCCGCAACGACTGGCTGCTGGAGCTGGGCCGCAAGCGCGACTGGGTTGTGTTTGATGAGCAATATCCGCAATTCGCCCTCGATGACGACACCCAGCTCAAGTGCTACGCGCTGATGTCGCGCGCCGCCAAGGGCCAGAACGTGGCGGCCGAGGCGCGCAACCTGCTGGTGTCTCCGCCCGGCTATGGCGAAGCGTGCGGCAGTCTGATCGCGGCATTGGCGCAAAATGGCCAGTTCGACACGAACGACCTGTGGGCGCAGATCCGCCTGGCGGGCCAGACGAATGCCACGGGCCCGGCGCGCCGCATCGCGCTGCTGCTGGGCGCGTCCGACGCGAAGATGGCGCAAGCCATCGATTTGCCGGCGCTGGTGCTGGCCAAGGGGGCGGGTCTAAGTCGCGCCGACCACGAGATGTATTTGGTGGCCGTCGGCCGCATGGCGAAAAGCACCTTGAAACTGGGCGTGGTGGCCTTGCAAAAGGCCAGTGCGCAATTGACGGCGCAAGAACAGGCCATTGGCTGGGCCAGCCTGGCCCTGCAAGCGTCGTATTCGCTGGCGCCGGAAGCGTTTGAATATTGGCAAAAAACCAATGGCGCACCATTGACCCAGGAGCAGATGCAGTGGAAAACGCGTATCGCCTTGCGTGAAGGCAATTGGTCCGTGGTGAAGTCGTCCATCCAGGCCATGCCGGCGTCCCTGCGCGCCGATCCTGCCTGGGTCTACTGGCTGGCGCGCGCGCAGCAGGCGGAAACGCCGGGCCGCCCGAACGCGCAGGCCGATGCCCTGTACCGCACGATCAGTGAGCAATCGAATTTCTACGGCTTGCTGGCCAATGAAGAGCTGGGCAACCACCTGGTGCTGCCGCCGCCGGGCCAGCCCATCACGCCGGCGGAAATCGCCGCCATGGCTGCCAATCCGGGCTTGCAGCGCGCCTTGAAATTTTTCAACATGCGCTTGCGCTTCGAAGGCACGCGCGAGTGGAACTGGGAATTGCGTTCGATGACGGATCGCCAGCATCTGGCGGCCGCGGAATTTGCGCGCCAGAACAATGTGCTCGACCGCATGGTCAACACCTCCGACCGCACGCGCCTGGAAGTGGACTATACGCAGCGCTATCCGACGCCGCACGACGACGTCATGCACCCGGCCACGCAAACCCTGGGCCTGGACAAAGCCTGGGTATATGGCTTGATCCGCCAGGAATCGCGTTTCATCATGGATGCGCAGTCGCACGTGGGCGCGTCCGGCCTGATGCAGGTGATGCCGTCGACGGCCCGTTATGTCGCCAAGAAGATCGGTTTGACGGATTTCGTCACGGAAACCTTGAGCGATGTGCGCACCAACGTCTTGCTGGGCACGAATTATCTGAACATGGTGCTTGGCGGCCTCGACGGTTCGCAAGTGCTGGCCAGCGCCGCCTACAACGCGGGGCCGGGGCGCTTGCGCATCTGGCGCGCCACCATGACGCGTCCGCTGGAAGGCGCCGTCTTCGCCGAGATCATTCCGTACACGGAAACGCGCGGCTACGTGAAAAACGTGATGGCCAACGCCACGTATTATGCTGCCCTGTTCGAAAAAAGCCCGCAGTCGCTGAAAGCGCGCCTGGGTACCGTGGGACCGAAAAACAGCGCCATCGCGGCCGATTTGCCTTGA
- a CDS encoding glutathione S-transferase family protein, with protein MQTTILDPSLTQTLAAAREPGLTLIIGNKNYSSWSMRPWVAMTAFGIPFQEVRVLLDQQDTATKIAEYSACGRVPVLLAGEITIWDSLAICEYLAEQFPDKHMWPQDVAARAMARCVCAEMHSGFTGLRTDMSMNIKAKLPGRGRTAAAQADIGRISEIWEECLSRFGHHQFLFGDFSIADAYFAPVVMRFRTYGVSLAPALNAYCERVQAHPAVARWITEALAETEVAAKHDAELPD; from the coding sequence ATGCAAACGACCATCCTTGATCCCAGCCTGACGCAAACCCTGGCCGCCGCGCGCGAGCCGGGCCTGACCCTCATCATCGGCAACAAGAATTATTCGTCCTGGTCGATGCGCCCGTGGGTGGCCATGACGGCGTTCGGTATCCCGTTCCAGGAAGTGCGCGTGCTGCTCGACCAGCAGGACACGGCCACCAAAATCGCCGAGTATTCGGCCTGCGGCCGGGTCCCCGTGCTGCTGGCGGGCGAGATCACGATCTGGGACAGCCTGGCCATCTGCGAATACCTGGCCGAGCAGTTTCCCGACAAACACATGTGGCCGCAAGACGTGGCCGCGCGCGCCATGGCGCGCTGTGTCTGCGCGGAAATGCACTCGGGCTTCACGGGCTTGCGCACGGATATGTCGATGAATATCAAGGCCAAGTTGCCGGGACGGGGCCGCACGGCCGCCGCGCAGGCGGACATCGGCCGCATCAGCGAAATCTGGGAAGAGTGTTTATCGCGCTTTGGCCACCACCAGTTCCTGTTTGGCGACTTTTCCATTGCCGATGCGTATTTCGCCCCCGTCGTCATGCGCTTTCGCACGTATGGCGTGAGCCTGGCGCCGGCGCTGAACGCGTATTGCGAGCGCGTGCAGGCGCACCCGGCCGTGGCCCGCTGGATCACGGAAGCGCTGGCGGAGACGGAAGTGGCTGCCAAGCACGACGCGGAACTGCCTGATTAA
- a CDS encoding multifunctional CCA tRNA nucleotidyl transferase/2'3'-cyclic phosphodiesterase/2'nucleotidase/phosphatase — protein MKIYTVGGAVRDQLLGLPVKDHDHVVVGATPEDMLRRGFRPVGKDFPVFLHPKTQEEYALARTERKTAPGYRGFVFHTAPDVTLEDDLVRRDLTINAIAQAEDGSLTDPFGGIQDIENKIFRHVSDAFGEDPVRILRLARFAARFHTFTVAPATMELMRRMVQDGEVDALVAERVWQEVAKGLMEARPSRMLTVLHECGALARVMGEISISERLLQVVDHAAAQGHDLPVRFAVLMLHMSKDAIEQLSERLRVPNECRELAVMAARELDNINGALALSAEAIVSLCERCDGLRKPQRFLQLLDAIACDVHAQDPVFPQSAWLQAMLAAVRGVDAGALAQACAQEPKRIPAVIHAARVEAVTNAISSTELP, from the coding sequence ATGAAGATATACACGGTCGGTGGCGCGGTGCGCGACCAACTGCTGGGCTTGCCCGTGAAAGACCACGACCACGTCGTCGTCGGCGCCACGCCGGAAGACATGCTGCGCCGGGGCTTCCGGCCCGTCGGCAAGGATTTTCCCGTTTTCCTGCACCCGAAGACGCAGGAAGAATACGCCTTGGCCCGCACGGAGCGCAAGACGGCCCCCGGCTACCGGGGCTTTGTCTTCCACACGGCGCCCGACGTCACGCTCGAAGACGACCTGGTGCGGCGCGATCTCACCATCAACGCCATCGCCCAGGCCGAGGACGGTAGCCTGACCGACCCGTTTGGCGGTATTCAGGATATCGAGAACAAAATCTTCCGCCACGTTTCCGATGCGTTCGGCGAAGACCCCGTGCGCATCTTGCGCCTGGCCCGCTTTGCCGCCCGTTTTCATACTTTCACTGTCGCACCGGCCACCATGGAACTGATGCGCCGGATGGTGCAGGATGGCGAAGTCGATGCCCTGGTGGCCGAGCGCGTGTGGCAGGAAGTGGCAAAAGGATTGATGGAAGCGCGGCCGTCGCGCATGCTGACGGTGCTGCACGAGTGCGGCGCGCTGGCGCGCGTCATGGGCGAAATCAGCATCAGCGAACGCTTGCTGCAAGTGGTCGACCATGCCGCCGCGCAAGGTCATGACTTGCCCGTGCGCTTTGCCGTCTTGATGCTGCATATGAGCAAGGATGCCATCGAACAACTGAGCGAGCGCCTGCGCGTGCCCAACGAGTGCCGCGAACTGGCCGTCATGGCGGCGCGCGAGCTGGACAATATCAACGGCGCGCTGGCGCTGAGCGCCGAAGCTATCGTCAGTCTGTGCGAACGCTGCGACGGACTGCGCAAGCCGCAGCGTTTCCTGCAGCTGCTGGACGCCATCGCCTGCGATGTGCATGCACAGGATCCTGTATTTCCACAGTCCGCGTGGCTGCAAGCCATGCTGGCGGCCGTGCGCGGCGTGGATGCGGGCGCACTGGCACAAGCTTGCGCACAGGAACCGAAACGCATTCCGGCCGTCATCCATGCGGCGCGCGTGGAGGCCGTCACGAACGCGATCAGCAGCACGGAGCTGCCATGA
- a CDS encoding GNAT family N-acetyltransferase: protein MTLPKLFQNPFRRWLSRSGGGRPSVLVKQLHERDRRRMMKHFLSLEKSDRLLRFGSALPDELVAQYVQKMDFSRDMIYGVYNSLFKLVGVGHLAFAPKDTSPAKSVVTDKEQVAEFGVSVSKSMRGMGVGSKLFERAAIHCRNNDVDTLYMHCLSSNKTMMHIAKKAGMEIQRDYGEADAYLKLLPPNPSSMLQEAVQEQFAMFDYTFKANARAAFKLWDRLPGRKKKPGPPSPPSSSSQ from the coding sequence ATGACCCTGCCCAAATTGTTCCAGAATCCGTTTCGCCGCTGGCTCAGCCGTAGCGGCGGCGGGCGTCCGAGCGTGCTCGTCAAGCAGTTGCATGAGCGCGACCGGCGCCGCATGATGAAGCATTTTCTTTCTCTGGAGAAAAGCGACCGCCTGTTGCGCTTTGGCAGCGCCCTGCCCGATGAATTGGTGGCCCAGTACGTGCAAAAGATGGATTTCTCGCGCGACATGATTTATGGCGTCTACAACAGCTTGTTCAAGCTGGTGGGTGTGGGGCATCTGGCGTTCGCGCCGAAGGACACGTCGCCGGCGAAAAGTGTCGTGACGGACAAGGAGCAGGTGGCCGAGTTTGGCGTGTCCGTGTCGAAATCCATGCGCGGCATGGGGGTCGGTTCAAAACTGTTCGAGCGGGCGGCGATTCACTGCCGTAACAACGACGTCGATACCCTGTACATGCACTGTCTGTCGTCGAACAAGACGATGATGCATATCGCCAAGAAGGCGGGCATGGAAATCCAGCGCGACTATGGCGAAGCCGATGCCTACCTGAAGCTGTTGCCGCCCAACCCGTCGAGCATGCTGCAGGAAGCCGTGCAGGAACAGTTCGCCATGTTCGACTACACCTTCAAGGCCAACGCGCGCGCCGCGTTCAAACTGTGGGATCGCTTGCCGGGGCGCAAGAAGAAGCCCGGACCGCCGTCACCGCCGTCATCGTCGTCACAATAA
- a CDS encoding Lrp/AsnC family transcriptional regulator, which translates to MSKITLDKTDRKILAVLQADGRLSNQDVAEQVSLSPSPCLRRVKRLEEAGVIRQYVALLDPEKIGLGLLAYVNVRLEKHSDASAHAHSTARVLAPNLVTNTSPRADFAVAVAQWPEVVACYAMTGEMDYLLRVHVEDMEHFSRFMMATLLRHPAVLDVKSSFALQRIKDTTALPLL; encoded by the coding sequence ATGAGCAAAATTACGCTGGATAAAACGGATCGCAAGATCCTCGCCGTCCTGCAGGCCGATGGCCGCCTGTCGAACCAGGATGTGGCCGAACAGGTCAGCCTGTCGCCGTCGCCATGCTTGCGCCGCGTCAAACGGCTGGAAGAAGCGGGCGTGATCCGCCAGTACGTGGCCCTGCTGGATCCGGAAAAGATCGGCCTGGGCTTGCTCGCCTATGTCAACGTGCGGCTGGAAAAGCACAGCGACGCCTCCGCCCATGCCCACAGCACGGCAAGAGTGCTGGCGCCGAATCTGGTGACGAACACCTCGCCGCGCGCCGACTTCGCCGTGGCCGTGGCGCAATGGCCAGAAGTGGTGGCCTGCTACGCGATGACGGGCGAAATGGATTATCTGTTGCGCGTGCACGTGGAAGACATGGAGCACTTTTCGCGCTTCATGATGGCGACCCTGCTGCGCCACCCGGCCGTGCTGGACGTCAAATCGAGCTTTGCCTTGCAGCGCATCAAGGATACGACGGCCCTGCCCTTATTGTGA
- the hppD gene encoding 4-hydroxyphenylpyruvate dioxygenase — translation MQFQPWDNPMGTDGFEFVEYAAPDPKALGKLFENMGFTAIARHRHKDVTLYRQGDINFIINAEQDSFAQRFARHHGPSVCAIAIRVDDAAFVYRRALELGAWGFDNKTGPMELNIPAIKGVGDSLLYFVDRWRGKGADKENAAAPGGIGDISIYDVDFVAIPGAVANPVGHGLTYIDHLTHNVHRGRMKEWAGFYENLFNFREVRYFDIEGKHTGLKSKAMTSPCGKIRIPINESSDDKSQIAEYLDQYHGEGIQHIALGTDDIYGSVQGMRDTGIDFQDTIETYYELVNRRLPNHGEQLEELRRLRILIDGHSTETERELLLQIFTQTVIGPIFFEIIQRKGDQGFGEGNFRALFESIELDQIKRGVLKDTSAA, via the coding sequence ATGCAATTTCAGCCTTGGGATAACCCGATGGGTACCGATGGTTTCGAGTTCGTCGAGTATGCAGCACCAGACCCAAAAGCATTGGGCAAGCTGTTCGAGAACATGGGCTTCACTGCCATCGCGCGCCACCGCCACAAGGATGTGACCCTGTACCGCCAGGGCGACATCAATTTCATCATCAATGCCGAACAAGATTCGTTCGCGCAGCGTTTTGCTCGCCATCACGGCCCGTCCGTGTGCGCCATCGCCATCCGCGTCGACGACGCGGCTTTCGTCTACCGCCGCGCGCTGGAACTGGGCGCCTGGGGTTTCGACAATAAAACCGGTCCGATGGAACTGAATATCCCCGCCATCAAGGGCGTGGGCGATTCGCTGCTGTACTTCGTCGACCGCTGGCGCGGCAAGGGCGCCGACAAGGAAAATGCCGCGGCGCCAGGCGGCATTGGCGACATCAGCATCTATGACGTCGACTTCGTCGCCATTCCCGGCGCCGTCGCCAACCCCGTCGGCCATGGCCTGACCTATATCGACCACCTGACGCACAATGTGCACCGTGGCCGCATGAAGGAATGGGCCGGTTTCTATGAAAACCTGTTCAACTTCCGCGAAGTGCGCTACTTCGATATCGAAGGCAAGCATACGGGTCTGAAGTCGAAAGCCATGACTTCGCCATGCGGCAAGATCCGCATTCCGATCAACGAATCGTCGGATGACAAGTCGCAGATCGCCGAATACCTGGATCAGTACCACGGCGAAGGCATCCAGCATATCGCGCTGGGTACCGATGATATCTATGGCTCCGTGCAAGGCATGCGCGATACGGGTATCGATTTCCAGGACACGATTGAAACTTACTATGAGCTGGTCAACCGCCGCCTGCCGAACCACGGCGAGCAGCTGGAAGAACTGCGCCGGCTGCGCATCCTGATCGATGGCCACAGCACGGAAACGGAACGCGAACTGCTGCTGCAAATCTTCACGCAGACGGTGATCGGCCCGATCTTCTTCGAGATCATCCAGCGCAAGGGCGACCAGGGCTTCGGCGAAGGCAATTTCCGCGCCCTGTTCGAATCGATCGAGCTGGACCAGATCAAGCGCGGCGTATTGAAAGATACGAGCGCGGCGTAA